Below is a window of Sulfurisphaera ohwakuensis DNA.
CAAACTCGTTCTCAGTCAGAGGGATAACCTCAAAGCCGGGAGGAAAATCTAATCTTAGTAATCTCTCTAGTGGATTTCCTTGAAAATCTCCTATTAATAGCACATCTATATCACTCCATGCATTAAAATCACCCCTGGCATAAGAGCCTATCAAAAACACGGTATATTTACCTTTCAGAGAGTTAGCATAAGTCCTAACTATTTCTATTACCTTTCTTCTCTCTCTTTCTCTTTTTGAGATAACATCCTCCAAAGTTCCTCTACGTATTTTATTATTTCTTCAGCATATTTTATAGCTTCTTCAGCCTCCTTCTTGGTATAATAGTATGCTGGTGTTTCCTCTTCCCATACATCTGGATATCTGGTTGGAACATATAATTTATCTAAATACTTGGCCTTATCAATGAGATCTTGAGAAGCGTTCAGTAAATTTAATAAACTTGATATCGTATGTCCAGTTTTAGGTTGTCCAATACCATAAAAATAAGCTTTAACAGCAAACTCAGCAGCTTGTTGCGATTTAAAGCAAGCCCAATTATAGAACCCACCGCTAAGATCATGCTTAGCACTTTCTAAGGTAAGCTTAGCTGATTTAAACCATCTATCAAATTCGTTGTAGTCTAACACGATATTGAAATGGGATTATACATTAAATTATTTTTTATAAAGTTTAGGGGTTCAAAGGGGGCGAAAAACCTCGCCTTTTACGGTACTCCCAAAATCATTTTACAAAAATAATTCTGATTGAACAATATTAAATTTGTTGAACATAACCAAGTTTATAACAACATCAAGAATTCAACAAATTGGGAAAAAAGGTTTAAAGCGAGGGAATCGGTATTACCATAAGGGCTCATGGTAATGCCAATTCCCTCATTAAACACTCAACAAATAGGGTATAAATTAATTTCCATGAGTAACTTCCAAGGGAGAAAGGGAGAGGAAGTTACAAAAACCTTGATCTCAGCATCATTACACAAAGATTCAGTGGAAAACGTTTCCAGAGCTTACAACGTATCACCACAAACGGTGAGGAATTACGTTGAAGAACAAGGGTTACAAGTAGCGGAAAAAACACTGGAACAAGTGAAACAAATCTCACTCGAAACACTTAAGGGCGTGAAGGAGATAGAACTATCAATAGATTGGACAACAATAACTTGGTACGGAAAACCTGTAGAAGGTTTGGGAAGCTCAGAAAAGGGATACTCGTGGAACTACGCAACAGCTACAACGAAATACGAAGGAAAAATCCTCATACTTGCTTTCATACCGCAAGTTAATGGGATGACAAAGGATGAGATTGTCAAGGTCTTGATTGAACAAGTGGTTGCAATGGGATTTAGGATTAAACTGATAACACTTGATGCAGGATTTTACACGGTTGAGGTGATAAAATTCATATCCCAGTTCAACTACATTATTGGAGTTCCCGTTGGTGATGTCAAGATCTACGAGGAGTTTGATGGTGAATATATTACGAATAGTAAGAGGCGTAGTAAGGATGAGCAGGTTAAGTTTAGGCTGATCGTGTATCGCAGGGAGAAGATCAAGAGGAAAAAGAAGAAGGTTGTTTACTTCGCTAGGGCTACAAATCTCGATTTACCCAAGAATAAGGTCTTGGAGTTATATAACAAGGTGAGGAATCCGATAGAAACGTCTTATAGGAGTGTTAAATCGTTCCTCCCCTTTACGTGTTCAACAAAGTTCATTTTCCGCATGTTAATCTTCTTACTTGCCGTGCTCGTTTACTCCTTGTACACGATCCTCAAGGATAACGTGAAAATGAGGACTTTCAAATCACTAATTTCAAAAATTATTGAAAATATATCTGAGGCAGAGATTTATTTAAATAAATCAGAGGAAACGCTTACTAATACTACAGGTTTATTTTTAAGGAGGTGATTTTGGGAGTACCGTTTAAGGCGGGGATGGATAGCCCCCTTTGTAGAAATATTTTTTAATCCACTCTCGAACATTTTATTAATGCCCAACGTAGGGTTCCGCTTTCGTGCATATGCTGACGATCAAACAATTAGGGGGTTAAAAGCCCAGTTGAGGTTAGCATGTGAGATGTACAACACCCTACGCTGGGCAGATATCTATTTCTACCAAAGGGACGGAAAGGGTCTTACACAAACGGAGTTAAGACAGCTCGCTCTAGATCTAAGAAAGCAAGATAAGGAGTACCAACAACTCTACTCACAAGTAGTACAGCAAATTGCCGATCGTTATTACGATGCTAGGGATAGGTTCTTCAAAGGTCTAGCACACTTTCCTAAGGAGAAGAAACCCCATAAGTACTACTCTCTTGTTTACCCACAAAGTGGATGGAAAATACTTGAGAGCAGGGAAATAAGGACTAAGAGTAGGAAGAATAAGAAGAAGCTGGTGTTATTGAGGTTATCAAATCTCGGCGTGTTTAAGGTCATTGTTCATAGGGACTTCCCGCTTGACAAAGTAAAGAGGGTGGTAGTTAAGCTAACACGTTCAGAGAGAGTATATGTCTCCTTCATGGTTGAAGGTGTTGGATTCTCTCAACTCCCAAAGACTGGTAAGGTAGTTGCAATAGATGTTGGGGTAGAGAAACTCTTAACCACGAGTGATGGGTTCTATTTCCCTAACTTGAGACCTTATGAGAGGGCACTTGAGAAGATAAGGAAACTCCACAAGGTTCTCTCGAGGAAAGAGTTCTTGTCGAAAAATTGGTTTAAAGCAAAAGTGAAGTTAGCTAGGGGTTATGAACACTTGAAGAACTTGAGACAAGACCTCTATATGAAGTTGGGTAAGTGGTTCGCACAACATTATGACGTTGTAGTAATGGAGGATATAGATGTTAAACAACTGGTGGAGGAGTCAGAAAGGAAGTTGAGGATGAGGTTACACGATGTTGCATTCCATGAGTTGAAGAGAATACTAGAATATCAGTTGGAAAAATATGGAAAGAAACTGTTGTTAATAAATCCAGCATATACTTCAAAGATGTGTGCCAAATGCGGGTACGTAAAGAAAGAGTTAACTTTGACTGACCGTGTGTTCAGCTGTCCTAAGTGTGGTTGGGTTACTGATCGTGACTATAATGCTTCCTTAAACATATTGAAGAGATCGGGGTGGGAGCCATCCTTAGTGCCTGTGGAGCTCTACCCTCTACCCGTAGCGAAAAGCTACGGGCAAGGTGGGGCTATGAAGCAGGAAGCTCCGCCCTTCAGGGCGGGGTAGCTCACCTCTGTATAACTAGTGATAATCATATTAAGAGAGTGAAAAAGCTAATATATGATCTAAGACACAGAAGAAATCAACAAACGGTTAAAGGAAAAGCTTGATCCTTAATAAAAGCAAAAAATACATCGCTATCTGAGATTCATTTTTATGTAGGGAAAGATTAAATACTTGTGATAATTTAAGGGTATAACATAAAATCAATTATTTATTTATACAATTATTCTAATTCTATGAGAATATTACAATTCGTAAAAGAAACCTGACTCACCATAGTTTCTTCTTTTCCCTTTATTTTTTAGCAAATTTTATTATAACATAAATCACTATGAGAATAATTGTTATCCCTATAGCATAAACTCCGAATTTTTCAGCTAAACTTATCACATAATTGATTTCGTTCGCGTAATGATAACCTAATATTGATAAAGAAATATCCCATATTAAATGACCTAAGAGTGTAAATGCAAAAAATCTTAGCATACTCATTTTTGCTATTCCAGCGGGATAAGAGATTAAGGCCCTAAGCTCTGGGACAAATCTGAACCCAAAAACTGCAAAGTCGCCGTATTTTATAAACCAACTATGTAAAGCATCAATTCTTTTCTCGTTAATTAGTAAGTACTTACCATATTTCTTAAGGAAAGGAAATCCTAAGAAAAACCCAATATAGTACGCTATAATTGATCCTATTAGACTACCTACAGTACCAGAAATTACTCCCATGTATAATGATATGCTCCCTTCATAGGAATAATATCCAACTAAAGGCATTATTACTTCGCTGGGAATTGGTAAACCAATTCCTTCTCCAATCATCAAACCCAGGAGAAGAAGATAACCGCTTAAACCTTGAAATACGTACATCGTAAAACAGTTTATTTACGCTCTTAAATATTTTTTCCCAGTATATGGATTATTGAATCTTTCAATAATGCTATGCTTTCTGATAAGTTAAAAGACAAGCTATTTTCTGACACAAGGAAGATGTGTTATTTAATTTAAGAAGCATTATGTGCAATACTTCTAAGAGACCTAGCTTTTGCAACTATGCCTTTAAACTGTAACCAGCTATAGGCCTACCAATTTTCCTAGATCAAGCTTTAATTTAAAAGCAAACGTTAATAATCAACAAAACATTAGCTGAAAACTACTGATAACAAAAGAATTATAACTTAATCAGCAAAGTTGTATTTGTGATAATTTCTACAGTTCCTGGACCAGTAGCATATCCATTAATTGCCTCAACAATGAAGAGGCACGATTTTGAAATTAAATTTGAAAAAGTCCCTAATGCTAATGTGTATCTAGATGCAATACCTCTTCTTGGAAAAATTGATTATGTTCTATTATCTAAGCTTCTAATTATAACTCCTAAAATTGGTAAAAAGATTGCGGTATGGAAAAAGGGAAGTGCTAATGACATTTTTTTACAACTTCTGATAAAACTTTATAATATTTCTCCCCAGCTTGTTTATACAGATAATCCGCTTGAAGTACACAAATTATACCAGAACGGTGAAGTAGACTCTGCGCTAGTAACTGTGGGTGTTACCACTGAAGGAATAGTTATAGAAGATCTATTTAAGAGTAAAGGAGTTACATTACCTGGAATTTGTGGTGCTAAAGGTGAAAATGAAGATTTTTCCTCAATCTATAAAGAGGGTATTGATCTATTTAAAGAAAATCCAGAGGAAGTATCAGAATATATTGCAGATAATTTACCAGTATCTAGGCCTTCAAGTTTTATAGAGAGCATATTTAAAAATGCTGAATACAAGGTGGAAAGAGTAAACTTCAACTTTGATGAACTAAAAAATGGGGTACTCCATGATACTTCTTCACTCTACTAAAGACGATATTTACGGAAAAATACCATTAATACCAATTGGAAGTATTGAGCAACACGGACCTCATTTACCTATGGGGACTGATTCTATAATCGTTGAGGAAATAGCAAGGAGAATAGAAAAAATGTTAAGTGATAAGATCCTTCTTTTTCCCACAATATATTATACTTGTTCAATAGAACACGGTGATTTTCCATACTTTGGGGTTTCTTATATTACAATGATTTCATATTTAACGGAATTAATTAATCAACTGGCAAGGTATTTTGATAAGGCAATAATATTAAACGGTCATGGAGGAAATGAATCATTGCTTGATATCGTGAAAAGAAGTATCAATTTTCAAAACAGACACTTTAAACTTTACATATATTCGATCGTTGGAAAAGGGTTAGAGTATTTTAAAATACGCGATTTGCATGCTGGAACAGTAGAGTCTTCTATAATTAAATACATAAATCCCAGATTAGTTAGAGAGGGAAAATTAAAGGATGTTGATTATACAGTCAAGGACGGAGTGTTCAACACAATAACTACATCTGATGCAAATCCTCATGGTATAATAAACCTAGATGGTGATGTTAAGATAGATGAAAGACTTGGCGAGGAGTTCATAAATCGCGTTATAAATGATTTGTACTCTTTTATTTTATCTTTGAAGTAACTTTTTTCCAGCTTCTGTAAGTGCATATCTTCCTTTCTCTTTTTTAATAAGTCCTTCTTTAATCAAATAGTTAAGTTCTCTTTTTAAAGCGTCAGTAGAAATATTAAGCTGATCCTTTATATCTTTAAAGAGCACTGGTCTATTATAAGAATTGATTATACTAAGAATCTTTTCTTTTAATTCACTCAGCATAAGAGTAAATACTATAAAAGACTTATAAATAATGTTTACTCCCGAATAGTTAAGTTTTTTAACTATCTCTCCGTTATAACCTTATGGCCTGGTTCAACCTTGAAGAGCTAAAAAAGTATATAAGAAGAGATAATTCAGTTCTAGTTGTTTGGGATGTACAAGAAGCATTAGTAAATAGTATTTTCAATAAAGAAGAATTCTTAGAGAAACTAAAGGAATTAATTTCTGCGGCTAGACAGTACAACGTTCCTATAGTTTACACGAAAATTACTCCTTATCCAGAAAGGTTCCAAAATCCAGCATTTAGGAGAAACTTTAATCCTGGTGATATAGTTAAAGAAGTTTATCCCCAACCGGGTGATGTAGTACTTAACAAGAACACACCTAGTATATTTGTTGGTACAAACTTTGAATTAATGTTAAGGAATGTAGGAATTACAACAATTGTATTTACGGGTATTGCTACTGATATTGGTGTTGAAACATCTGCTAGACATGCACAAGCTTTAGGTTTCTTACCGGTAATTGCTAAAGAAGCCGTATCTTCAGCTGATAAGGCAGCTCATGAAAGGTCACTGGCTAATCTTCAAAAACTAATGTTAGTATTAAATAACAAGGAAATCATAGAAAGATGGTCAGCTTAAATTTGAAGGTTAAGAAACTCTTCTTTCTCTTCTTATTTTAAAGAATTAAAGCATAGTCGTGTGAAAGAGTTTTTAATCTTTCCACTAATTCATTTTTAATGGATTGCATAGAAGTAAGGAATGTTATAAAGAGGTTCAATGGAATTTCCGCTCTTGACGGTATTTCATTCTCAGTCCCATGTAATGGGAAATACGCTTTATTAG
It encodes the following:
- a CDS encoding creatininase family protein, with translation MILLHSTKDDIYGKIPLIPIGSIEQHGPHLPMGTDSIIVEEIARRIEKMLSDKILLFPTIYYTCSIEHGDFPYFGVSYITMISYLTELINQLARYFDKAIILNGHGGNESLLDIVKRSINFQNRHFKLYIYSIVGKGLEYFKIRDLHAGTVESSIIKYINPRLVREGKLKDVDYTVKDGVFNTITTSDANPHGIINLDGDVKIDERLGEEFINRVINDLYSFILSLK
- a CDS encoding isochorismatase family cysteine hydrolase, whose amino-acid sequence is MAWFNLEELKKYIRRDNSVLVVWDVQEALVNSIFNKEEFLEKLKELISAARQYNVPIVYTKITPYPERFQNPAFRRNFNPGDIVKEVYPQPGDVVLNKNTPSIFVGTNFELMLRNVGITTIVFTGIATDIGVETSARHAQALGFLPVIAKEAVSSADKAAHERSLANLQKLMLVLNNKEIIERWSA
- a CDS encoding winged helix-turn-helix domain-containing protein; translated protein: MLSELKEKILSIINSYNRPVLFKDIKDQLNISTDALKRELNYLIKEGLIKKEKGRYALTEAGKKLLQR
- a CDS encoding DedA family protein produces the protein MYVFQGLSGYLLLLGLMIGEGIGLPIPSEVIMPLVGYYSYEGSISLYMGVISGTVGSLIGSIIAYYIGFFLGFPFLKKYGKYLLINEKRIDALHSWFIKYGDFAVFGFRFVPELRALISYPAGIAKMSMLRFFAFTLLGHLIWDISLSILGYHYANEINYVISLAEKFGVYAIGITIILIVIYVIIKFAKK
- a CDS encoding HEPN domain-containing protein, yielding MLDYNEFDRWFKSAKLTLESAKHDLSGGFYNWACFKSQQAAEFAVKAYFYGIGQPKTGHTISSLLNLLNASQDLIDKAKYLDKLYVPTRYPDVWEEETPAYYYTKKEAEEAIKYAEEIIKYVEELWRMLSQKEKEREER
- a CDS encoding nucleotidyltransferase domain-containing protein, whose protein sequence is MEDVISKRERERRKVIEIVRTYANSLKGKYTVFLIGSYARGDFNAWSDIDVLLIGDFQGNPLERLLRLDFPPGFEVIPLTENEFDKAIKKNKPIIWDVKNKGIVLRDDLNICKKYANTIRCVNPS
- a CDS encoding DUF3834 domain-containing protein; this translates as MIISTVPGPVAYPLIASTMKRHDFEIKFEKVPNANVYLDAIPLLGKIDYVLLSKLLIITPKIGKKIAVWKKGSANDIFLQLLIKLYNISPQLVYTDNPLEVHKLYQNGEVDSALVTVGVTTEGIVIEDLFKSKGVTLPGICGAKGENEDFSSIYKEGIDLFKENPEEVSEYIADNLPVSRPSSFIESIFKNAEYKVERVNFNFDELKNGVLHDTSSLY
- a CDS encoding RNA-guided endonuclease InsQ/TnpB family protein, with translation MPNVGFRFRAYADDQTIRGLKAQLRLACEMYNTLRWADIYFYQRDGKGLTQTELRQLALDLRKQDKEYQQLYSQVVQQIADRYYDARDRFFKGLAHFPKEKKPHKYYSLVYPQSGWKILESREIRTKSRKNKKKLVLLRLSNLGVFKVIVHRDFPLDKVKRVVVKLTRSERVYVSFMVEGVGFSQLPKTGKVVAIDVGVEKLLTTSDGFYFPNLRPYERALEKIRKLHKVLSRKEFLSKNWFKAKVKLARGYEHLKNLRQDLYMKLGKWFAQHYDVVVMEDIDVKQLVEESERKLRMRLHDVAFHELKRILEYQLEKYGKKLLLINPAYTSKMCAKCGYVKKELTLTDRVFSCPKCGWVTDRDYNASLNILKRSGWEPSLVPVELYPLPVAKSYGQGGAMKQEAPPFRAG